A segment of the Cololabis saira isolate AMF1-May2022 chromosome 3, fColSai1.1, whole genome shotgun sequence genome:
GACAGCTCATTGATTTCCTCACATCAGTCCTTCGTGTTTTTGTCTTCCTCCTTAAAGAACTCTGTGACAGCATGGAAGGCAACCAGACCTTTCTGTACTTTGCCTATGGCAGTAACCTGCTAAAGGAGCGTCTTCGCCTGAAAAACCCGTCTGCTACAGTACACTGTGTGGCACGGATGAAGGTGCAGTCTGAAACTGCGGTCATGTTCCACACACTTACGTAAACACACTACAAAAAACCTCTCTTGTCTCTTTTCAGGACTATAAACTGGCTTTTGGGAACCACAGAGGCCTTGCCAGTGACCGCTGGCACGGAGGGGTGGCCACCATCGAGCACAGCCCTGGAGAAGAGGTGTGGGGGGTGGTGTGGAGGATGAACATCTCTGACCTGGAGTCACTGGACAGGTACAGGCTTTGCTCAGAATATTTTAGGGAACATTTGTCTATGAAACTTACACACGTGTGGCATTCAGTAAGGAGAACGTGAGGTTAGGTGCATACAGGCCCGTGGAGCTGTCGGTGAAGATGAAAGGTCAAGAGGTCAACTGTCGCACCTACATCATGAACAGCTGTGTGTACGCCCCACCGTCACCGCAATATCTGAAGGTAAGTCCAATTTAGCTGTTCCTCAACTCAGAGGAGGTGACGCTTTTCATTTTGTTCGGTTGATGGTTCTTTCATGTTCTTTCTCGTCCTTGCCATGACACTCTGATGGATCTTCCTTTGAGTAAGACATGAAGgaggacagatcctgaaatgTCAAGCTTTGAGAGTGTGGAATGGAG
Coding sequences within it:
- the LOC133424133 gene encoding gamma-glutamylcyclotransferase-like gives rise to the protein MDPKRQKGPMPIYGSPGPAIKSSLPCSLSSSFSSSLTPKISSTSDLSTLIDFLTSVLRVFVFLLKELCDSMEGNQTFLYFAYGSNLLKERLRLKNPSATVHCVARMKDYKLAFGNHRGLASDRWHGGVATIEHSPGEEVWGVVWRMNISDLESLDSKENVRLGAYRPVELSVKMKGQEVNCRTYIMNSCVYAPPSPQYLKVIVMGAEQNGLPKDYQEKLRAIKTNMYEGPLPVMADVERARRKNQERADPALTTADPTTCRNL